Proteins encoded by one window of Superficieibacter sp. HKU1:
- a CDS encoding helix-turn-helix domain-containing protein: MNSTVYDAFRCLNLLATGSRPFGIREIGRMLDLDSAKVTRLMQTLLVLEMVQQNAKRKYSLGMGIHRLSASAIHNSAFYTAVLDMLEETGSHSVSIVIGVLSGKDVVYLLHTRGGKSIARAIGNYESFPVRDSVIGIKLLATMSDEEIIDRLGIHDYHLLKKDIEEARHHQVFGKAYGPDDYRLACIIPGMQAAIALSNIQGDRVNIESLRQFLVSAARKISGESFPGVQ; this comes from the coding sequence ATGAACAGCACCGTTTACGATGCCTTCCGTTGTCTGAACCTGCTGGCTACCGGATCCAGACCGTTCGGCATCCGTGAAATCGGCCGTATGCTGGATCTGGATTCGGCAAAAGTAACACGGCTGATGCAAACATTGCTGGTGCTGGAGATGGTGCAGCAAAACGCTAAACGAAAATACAGTCTCGGTATGGGGATCCACCGCCTCTCCGCCAGCGCAATTCACAACTCGGCGTTCTATACCGCGGTACTGGACATGCTGGAGGAGACCGGAAGCCATTCGGTCTCCATCGTTATTGGCGTGCTGAGCGGCAAGGACGTGGTCTATTTACTGCATACTCGCGGCGGGAAAAGCATCGCCCGCGCGATCGGTAATTATGAATCGTTTCCGGTGCGGGATTCGGTGATTGGAATTAAATTGCTGGCGACAATGAGCGATGAAGAAATTATCGATCGCCTCGGCATTCATGATTATCACCTGCTGAAAAAAGACATTGAAGAGGCCAGGCATCATCAGGTGTTTGGCAAAGCTTACGGCCCCGATGATTACCGTCTGGCCTGTATTATTCCCGGTATGCAGGCGGCCATCGCGCTGTCGAATATTCAGGGCGATCGCGTAAATATTGAGAGCCTGCGCCAGTTTTTAGTCTCGGCGGCGCGAAAAATTAGCGGGGAATCATTTCCCGGCGTTCAGTAA
- a CDS encoding CsbD family protein → MFEKAENKVNEAAGKAQEVFGRATDNHDDTVKGATRKYASQAGYAVRDAADTVRDQVSSNPLGGLAIAGAVGIVLGFLLARK, encoded by the coding sequence ATGTTTGAGAAAGCTGAGAACAAAGTAAATGAAGCCGCGGGTAAAGCGCAGGAAGTTTTTGGCCGCGCCACTGACAATCACGATGACACCGTGAAAGGTGCCACCCGTAAATACGCATCGCAGGCAGGCTATGCGGTACGTGACGCAGCCGACACGGTTCGCGACCAGGTTTCATCTAACCCGCTCGGCGGCTTGGCCATCGCGGGTGCGGTCGGGATTGTGCTGGGTTTCCTGCTCGCCCGTAAATAA
- a CDS encoding sterol desaturase family protein — MLVLWNTLIVLATVAAMEIIATLAHKYIMHSWGWGWHLSHHEPRTGWFEVNDLYAVVFALLAIALIAVGTAGAWPLQWIGAGMTLYGALYFMVHDGLVHQRWPFRYVPRRGYLKRLYMAHRLHHAVRGKEGCVSFGFLYAPPVEKLQATLRSRKREAHRETLNARGAATARTDAAEEKTHESGVP, encoded by the coding sequence ATGCTCGTGCTGTGGAATACCCTGATCGTTCTGGCAACCGTCGCCGCGATGGAAATCATCGCTACGCTGGCGCATAAGTACATCATGCACAGCTGGGGCTGGGGATGGCACCTCTCCCATCATGAGCCGCGTACCGGCTGGTTTGAGGTCAACGATCTTTATGCCGTGGTGTTCGCGCTACTGGCGATTGCGTTGATTGCCGTGGGGACCGCAGGCGCCTGGCCGCTGCAATGGATTGGCGCGGGTATGACGCTGTACGGCGCGCTCTACTTTATGGTCCACGATGGACTGGTGCACCAGCGCTGGCCATTTCGCTATGTACCGCGCCGGGGCTATCTGAAACGATTGTATATGGCGCACCGTCTGCATCATGCGGTGCGCGGTAAAGAAGGCTGCGTCTCATTCGGCTTTCTGTATGCGCCGCCGGTGGAAAAATTACAGGCGACGCTGCGCAGCCGCAAGCGGGAAGCGCACCGTGAGACGCTTAACGCACGGGGCGCTGCCACAGCCCGGACGGACGCGGCAGAGGAGAAGACGCACGAGAGCGGAGTGCCATAG
- a CDS encoding amino acid ABC transporter permease: MLANITVITDNLDYLLWGRLADGEPGGVVLTLLMALGAGILALPGGIVLACAAWRYPGIVRRVLFLWAELIRGIPLIFVIFWLWYLLPMLTGSDLPGAVTVTLALAWFTAASVMHSVLAGLQALPVGQYEAAQTQGFSPGQTLRLILLPQVLRNVLPSLVGIFISLMKDTSLAFIVNVPELTTVAGQVNNRVQIYPTAIFIFTGVVYYLLCSGLGLLAKRWQRRDVRASLVRG, translated from the coding sequence ATGCTGGCGAATATTACCGTTATTACCGATAACCTCGATTATCTGCTGTGGGGACGACTGGCTGACGGCGAGCCAGGCGGCGTGGTTCTGACGCTGCTCATGGCGCTGGGTGCCGGGATCCTCGCTCTGCCCGGCGGCATTGTGCTGGCCTGCGCCGCGTGGCGCTATCCTGGCATTGTGCGGCGAGTTCTGTTTTTGTGGGCCGAGCTTATTCGCGGCATTCCGCTCATTTTTGTTATCTTCTGGCTGTGGTATTTGCTGCCGATGCTTACCGGCAGCGACCTGCCCGGCGCGGTCACCGTCACGCTGGCGCTGGCATGGTTTACCGCCGCGTCGGTGATGCACTCTGTGCTGGCGGGGCTTCAGGCACTGCCGGTCGGCCAGTATGAAGCTGCGCAAACGCAGGGTTTCAGCCCCGGACAGACGCTGCGGCTTATTTTACTCCCGCAGGTGCTGCGCAACGTGCTGCCCTCGCTGGTCGGTATTTTTATCAGCCTGATGAAGGATACCTCGCTGGCGTTTATCGTTAACGTACCGGAACTCACCACTGTCGCCGGCCAGGTTAATAACCGGGTACAGATTTACCCTACCGCCATTTTTATTTTCACCGGCGTGGTGTATTACCTGCTGTGTAGCGGCCTGGGTCTGCTGGCAAAACGCTGGCAGCGGCGCGATGTCCGCGCCTCGCTGGTGCGCGGGTAG
- a CDS encoding mandelate racemase/muconate lactonizing enzyme family protein, with translation MKISQVECFPLRITPQQAYLGGSVSEEEADYYYRPEYRCVYSRKMETCLVKITTDDGQVGWGEALAPVVPQVIAELITHLFAPLLKGQSPFSSAVLNSQMYDAMRDRGHITGYHIDALAAVDIALWDLKGNILGLPVYQLLGGAYRDTIPCYVSGLPEPDLAARCALAKRWQEKGFTAVKLALGYGVKEDIENVRAIRETLGEDARIFLDAHWNYSVAQAAELANALHPLGLGFLEAPLLPEDIAGHRELRAKSPIPVALGETERTRYQFKPFIEQRAADILQPDVGRTGISELMHIAALAETWNLQVAPHLSVGLGPCIAASIHVAAAIPNLFMLEYQPPVFAIANQLLNTPLVCEQGHYQLPQTAGLGIEINEDHVRESVMGATC, from the coding sequence ATGAAAATCAGCCAAGTTGAATGCTTTCCCCTCAGGATCACGCCGCAACAGGCGTATCTGGGCGGCAGCGTCAGTGAAGAGGAGGCGGATTATTACTACCGTCCCGAGTATCGCTGCGTCTATTCACGCAAAATGGAAACCTGCCTGGTAAAAATCACCACCGACGACGGGCAGGTTGGCTGGGGCGAAGCGCTGGCCCCGGTGGTGCCGCAGGTAATCGCCGAACTGATCACCCATCTGTTCGCGCCGCTACTTAAGGGACAATCCCCCTTCTCCAGCGCGGTGCTGAATTCACAAATGTATGATGCGATGCGCGATCGCGGGCATATCACCGGCTATCACATTGATGCCCTTGCGGCGGTGGATATCGCGCTTTGGGATCTGAAAGGCAACATTCTCGGCCTGCCCGTTTATCAACTGCTTGGCGGCGCATACCGGGACACGATCCCCTGTTACGTTTCAGGGCTGCCGGAACCTGACCTTGCCGCCCGCTGCGCGCTGGCAAAACGCTGGCAGGAAAAAGGATTTACCGCAGTAAAACTCGCGCTGGGCTACGGCGTGAAAGAAGACATTGAGAATGTCCGCGCTATCCGGGAAACGCTGGGCGAAGACGCCCGGATTTTTCTCGACGCCCACTGGAACTACAGTGTCGCGCAGGCGGCGGAACTGGCGAATGCGCTGCATCCGCTGGGGCTGGGTTTTCTCGAAGCGCCGCTGCTGCCGGAAGATATTGCCGGACACCGCGAACTGCGTGCGAAAAGCCCGATCCCTGTTGCTCTGGGCGAGACAGAACGTACCCGCTACCAGTTTAAGCCGTTTATTGAGCAGCGCGCCGCCGACATTCTCCAGCCGGACGTGGGCCGCACCGGCATCAGCGAACTTATGCATATCGCCGCGCTGGCGGAAACGTGGAATTTGCAGGTTGCGCCGCATCTCAGCGTCGGGCTGGGGCCATGCATCGCGGCTTCGATCCATGTGGCGGCGGCCATCCCGAATCTCTTTATGCTGGAGTACCAGCCGCCCGTCTTCGCCATCGCCAACCAGCTGCTTAACACGCCGCTGGTCTGCGAGCAGGGGCATTATCAACTCCCGCAGACAGCCGGGCTGGGCATTGAAATTAATGAAGATCACGTTCGTGAATCAGTAATGGGGGCAACATGTTAA
- a CDS encoding dihydrodipicolinate synthase family protein: protein MLKGNVPILATAFDENGAVDFASIEKLVKFLLDQGVDGLALFGNASEGYALTGGEKEALFTCVKRLTGDLPLVAAAGGASSAVAIEDIQRVQRWGAQVAMVNPPSVVKPGPDEIYHFWRDICQACDIDIMMQDAPLMTGVTLPVPTLVKLCQDFPTIKYIKVEQPPTTLKITALKTALGDSIGLFGGLNAGFLYEELRRGIIGTMPACEFPDVINAILQAWQRDRREAQALFYRYLPFLRYGVQPGIGVAVHKTVLHQAGIFATDVVREPAKRIDDVTREELRDLTDALSLAALRASR from the coding sequence ATGTTAAAAGGTAATGTGCCGATTCTGGCAACCGCATTTGATGAAAATGGCGCGGTGGATTTCGCCTCCATCGAGAAGCTGGTGAAATTTTTGCTCGATCAGGGCGTGGACGGGCTGGCGCTGTTCGGCAATGCTTCCGAGGGCTACGCGCTCACCGGCGGTGAAAAAGAAGCGCTCTTTACCTGCGTGAAGCGACTCACGGGCGATCTGCCGCTGGTCGCCGCAGCGGGCGGAGCCTCCTCCGCGGTGGCAATCGAAGATATTCAGCGCGTCCAGCGCTGGGGCGCGCAGGTGGCGATGGTCAACCCGCCGTCGGTGGTCAAACCCGGTCCGGACGAGATTTACCATTTCTGGCGCGATATCTGTCAGGCCTGTGATATCGACATTATGATGCAGGATGCGCCGCTGATGACCGGCGTCACGCTGCCGGTCCCGACGCTGGTTAAGCTGTGCCAGGATTTTCCGACCATCAAATACATCAAAGTGGAACAGCCGCCGACCACCTTAAAGATCACCGCGCTGAAGACGGCGCTGGGCGACAGCATCGGTCTGTTTGGCGGGCTGAACGCCGGTTTTCTCTATGAAGAACTGCGCCGGGGAATTATTGGTACCATGCCCGCCTGCGAATTTCCCGATGTGATCAATGCCATTCTCCAAGCCTGGCAGCGGGATCGCCGCGAAGCGCAGGCGCTGTTCTATCGCTACCTGCCTTTCCTGCGCTACGGCGTTCAGCCAGGCATCGGCGTAGCGGTGCATAAAACGGTGCTGCATCAGGCCGGGATTTTCGCCACCGATGTGGTGCGCGAACCGGCAAAACGCATTGATGACGTGACGCGGGAGGAACTGCGCGATCTGACCGATGCGCTGTCGCTGGCGGCGCTGAGGGCCAGTCGATGA
- a CDS encoding 2-dehydro-3-deoxygalactonokinase, protein MNYIAVDWGTSNFRAMSVRNGNVIRTVQDTCGVGKCQREALAAILREQLLRLGDAWDERLPVLLCGMIGSNIGIADAGYMELPLSFSDLTGKGRALPDVLSNPLTLRPGICDRRANEVCRGEEMQLAGALTLSDSTTFAAVGTHSKWMTVDRQQQRVESLQTLMTGELYHLVLNHSVVGKGLPAQIASTGAFLDGVATAQSIERHEKALVSELFRCRGRYILGELEPSSAGAWLSGLLIGHEILQGHRGDAPVCFIGSRELLAHYQKASDALGLPCSTLEAETALIAGLNEVFRHDS, encoded by the coding sequence ATGAACTATATTGCCGTTGACTGGGGCACCAGCAATTTTCGTGCGATGAGCGTGCGCAATGGCAACGTCATTCGCACCGTGCAGGACACCTGCGGCGTTGGCAAATGCCAGCGCGAGGCGCTTGCGGCTATTCTGCGTGAGCAACTGCTTCGGCTGGGCGATGCGTGGGACGAACGCCTGCCGGTACTGTTATGCGGGATGATCGGCAGCAATATCGGCATTGCCGACGCTGGCTATATGGAACTGCCGCTCAGCTTCTCTGATTTAACGGGCAAAGGGCGGGCGCTGCCGGACGTCTTGTCTAACCCGCTGACCCTGCGTCCCGGCATCTGCGATCGCCGGGCCAACGAGGTATGCCGGGGCGAAGAGATGCAGCTGGCCGGCGCGCTGACCCTGAGCGATAGCACAACCTTTGCCGCCGTCGGTACTCACAGCAAATGGATGACGGTGGATCGTCAGCAGCAGCGCGTCGAAAGCCTGCAAACGCTGATGACCGGAGAGCTTTATCATCTGGTGCTTAATCATTCGGTAGTCGGTAAAGGGCTGCCTGCACAGATAGCGTCTACCGGGGCGTTTCTCGACGGGGTGGCAACGGCGCAGTCCATTGAACGCCATGAAAAGGCGCTGGTCAGCGAGCTGTTCCGCTGTCGCGGTCGGTATATCCTTGGGGAACTGGAGCCGTCGTCAGCGGGCGCATGGCTGTCCGGGCTGCTGATTGGTCATGAAATACTTCAGGGCCACCGGGGAGACGCGCCGGTTTGCTTTATCGGTAGCCGTGAACTGCTTGCCCATTATCAGAAAGCCAGCGACGCGCTGGGACTTCCCTGCTCTACCCTTGAGGCGGAAACGGCGCTGATTGCCGGACTGAATGAGGTCTTTCGCCATGATAGTTGA
- a CDS encoding amino acid ABC transporter permease, protein MNQLLDWQGVLTGQPLQWIISGFLTTLWVTVAGILLATVLAVLFLALRLAGGRVGNGLVAAWVSLFRNTPLLVQLLFWYFAAWNLLPLAFRDFINADHRWSILPGDVWWLTPEFICSAWGLGVFTSAFLIEEIESGLRAVTSGQREAALAQGFSTWRLFRLILLPQGLANAWQPIIGQYLNLMKLSSLASGIGFAELTYQVRQIESYNAHALEAFAVGTVLYLFTGIIAGAILVRLGPKHARVAANRRNA, encoded by the coding sequence GTGAATCAGCTACTGGACTGGCAGGGAGTGCTGACCGGGCAGCCTCTGCAATGGATTATTTCCGGTTTTCTGACCACCTTATGGGTCACGGTGGCGGGCATTCTGCTGGCAACTGTTCTGGCGGTGCTGTTTCTGGCGCTGCGTCTGGCGGGTGGGCGCGTCGGCAATGGTCTGGTGGCCGCCTGGGTCTCGTTGTTTCGTAATACGCCGCTGCTGGTGCAATTGCTGTTCTGGTATTTCGCCGCCTGGAACCTGCTGCCGCTGGCTTTCCGCGACTTCATTAATGCCGATCATCGCTGGTCGATCCTGCCAGGCGATGTCTGGTGGCTGACGCCGGAGTTTATCTGTTCGGCATGGGGGCTGGGCGTGTTCACCTCTGCCTTTCTGATTGAAGAGATTGAATCCGGTCTGCGGGCGGTGACGAGCGGACAGCGCGAGGCGGCGCTGGCGCAAGGGTTCTCCACATGGCGGCTTTTTCGGTTGATCCTGCTGCCGCAGGGGCTGGCAAACGCCTGGCAGCCCATCATCGGGCAGTATCTCAATTTGATGAAGCTTTCGTCGCTGGCGAGCGGCATCGGCTTCGCCGAGCTGACCTATCAGGTGCGCCAGATCGAAAGTTATAACGCGCACGCGCTGGAAGCCTTTGCCGTTGGGACGGTGCTGTATCTGTTCACCGGTATTATCGCCGGGGCGATTCTGGTCCGCCTGGGGCCAAAGCACGCCCGCGTTGCGGCAAACAGAAGGAATGCCTGA
- a CDS encoding 2-dehydro-3-deoxyphosphogluconate aldolase, with translation MIVDKQIVAILRGITPPESVEQVACLLDHGITTVEITTNSPDWAISLKRVRSAFGSRVQPGAGTVLTPDHVETCAAAGAEFILTPNLDSRVVEAAKRHGLRVCAGVFTASEIFTACELGVEVLKIFPAAALPLNYPQIIKGPLSSAAMFSAVGGVDVNNAAEYLRYYDSVGIGSSLYRPGQPVSLTAERCQILLNAGK, from the coding sequence ATGATAGTTGATAAGCAGATCGTTGCCATTTTGCGCGGCATTACGCCGCCGGAGAGCGTGGAGCAGGTCGCGTGCCTGCTGGATCATGGCATTACGACGGTAGAAATCACCACCAATTCGCCCGACTGGGCGATCAGCCTGAAACGCGTGCGTTCAGCCTTTGGTTCGCGCGTGCAGCCGGGTGCGGGAACCGTCTTAACGCCTGACCATGTTGAAACCTGCGCAGCGGCGGGCGCGGAATTTATTCTGACGCCGAATCTCGACTCGCGCGTGGTGGAAGCCGCGAAACGCCACGGCCTGCGCGTTTGCGCGGGCGTGTTTACCGCCAGCGAGATTTTCACCGCCTGCGAACTGGGCGTGGAGGTACTGAAGATATTTCCGGCCGCCGCGCTGCCGTTGAATTATCCGCAGATAATCAAAGGCCCGCTCTCTTCCGCCGCTATGTTCTCCGCGGTGGGCGGCGTGGATGTAAATAACGCAGCGGAATATCTGCGTTATTACGATAGCGTGGGCATTGGCTCATCCCTCTATCGCCCCGGCCAGCCCGTTTCACTCACCGCCGAACGCTGTCAGATATTACTGAACGCCGGGAAATGA
- the zinT gene encoding metal-binding protein ZinT, protein MLYCNNKYQRHFEGTILAVNYKTLAMALGALLVSGQALAHAHHSHGKPLTEVEQKAAEGVFDNKDVKDRALSDWNGVWQSVYPLLVSGDLDPVFKKKAEKDKSKTFEDIKEYYRKGYVTDVATIGIENGVMEFHTGDKVDSCKYDYAGHKILTYTSGKKGVRYLFECKDASSKAPKYVQFSDHIIAPRQSAHYHIFMGNTSQDALLKEMDNWPTYYPFQLTNEQVVDEMLHH, encoded by the coding sequence ATGTTATATTGTAACAACAAATATCAACGGCACTTTGAGGGGACTATTTTGGCGGTTAATTACAAAACTCTGGCGATGGCGCTGGGCGCGCTGCTGGTCAGCGGTCAGGCGCTGGCTCACGCACACCATTCACACGGCAAACCGTTGACTGAGGTGGAACAGAAAGCAGCGGAAGGCGTTTTTGACAATAAGGACGTTAAGGATCGCGCCCTGTCGGACTGGAACGGCGTATGGCAGTCCGTATATCCGCTGCTGGTCAGTGGCGATCTGGATCCGGTATTTAAAAAGAAAGCCGAAAAAGATAAAAGCAAAACCTTCGAGGACATCAAGGAGTATTACCGTAAGGGATACGTCACTGATGTTGCGACTATCGGTATTGAAAATGGGGTAATGGAGTTCCATACCGGCGACAAAGTGGATTCCTGTAAGTACGACTATGCCGGACATAAAATCCTGACGTATACCTCCGGCAAGAAGGGCGTTCGCTACTTATTCGAGTGTAAAGACGCCAGCAGTAAAGCGCCGAAGTATGTCCAGTTCAGCGATCATATTATCGCGCCCCGCCAGTCGGCTCACTACCATATCTTTATGGGCAACACCTCACAGGACGCCTTGCTTAAGGAGATGGATAACTGGCCGACATATTACCCGTTCCAGTTAACCAACGAGCAGGTCGTTGACGAGATGCTGCACCACTGA
- a CDS encoding MFS transporter: METGIHYAGDDAAGQQKMPARRTAKIMLSAGVGHFIEWFDFGLYGTLAAIIASNFFVSDDPAVALLKSFAVFGSGFLMRPLGGLFFGSMGDRLGRRKVLVTVIVITSISTFVMGILPTWQQVGILAPILLVLTRLVQGFAAGGESSGVITYLAESASPKRRATLTCWSENFSFMAFVCGSGLVLFLTHMLGEAAMNDWGWRIPFLLAAPLGLGGLYMRRNMEDSAEFHKLKASGKLEKSPLRKTLSTSMRALMFCTGFVVVKAVSSWVLQSFMPGYLSTHLHYSRTDSYLITTLGLLSVAVCMPLTGYLSDRWGRRPLMLMGCGGFILLTYPAMLVMSQGSVANAIAAMSMLGIFVAMFNGGCGAAMVELFPTAIRYGSIAIAYNLTVALFGGVTPLASASLISWTGDPLSPAWYVMITALISFVAVWFAKETAGKILD; this comes from the coding sequence ATGGAAACAGGTATTCACTACGCCGGAGACGATGCTGCCGGACAGCAGAAAATGCCGGCCAGACGCACCGCCAAAATAATGCTGTCGGCGGGTGTCGGCCATTTTATCGAGTGGTTTGATTTCGGGCTTTACGGCACGCTGGCCGCCATTATCGCCAGCAACTTTTTTGTCAGCGACGACCCGGCGGTTGCACTGCTGAAATCCTTCGCCGTGTTTGGTTCAGGCTTTCTGATGCGTCCGCTGGGCGGGCTGTTCTTCGGCTCAATGGGCGATCGTCTGGGGCGACGCAAAGTGCTGGTAACGGTTATCGTGATAACCTCGATTTCCACCTTCGTGATGGGGATCCTTCCTACCTGGCAGCAGGTCGGGATCCTCGCGCCCATCCTGCTGGTATTAACTCGCCTGGTGCAGGGGTTTGCCGCAGGCGGCGAAAGCTCAGGCGTTATCACCTATCTGGCGGAAAGCGCATCGCCGAAACGGCGGGCAACCCTGACCTGCTGGAGCGAAAACTTTAGCTTTATGGCCTTTGTTTGCGGTTCCGGACTGGTGCTTTTCCTGACGCATATGCTGGGCGAGGCGGCGATGAATGACTGGGGATGGCGCATACCGTTCCTGCTGGCGGCACCGCTGGGCCTCGGCGGGCTGTATATGCGGCGTAATATGGAAGACTCCGCCGAATTTCATAAGCTGAAAGCCAGCGGCAAACTGGAAAAATCGCCGCTGCGTAAAACGCTGTCCACCTCCATGCGCGCGCTGATGTTCTGTACCGGCTTTGTGGTGGTTAAAGCGGTCAGTAGCTGGGTGCTGCAATCCTTTATGCCGGGCTATCTGTCCACGCATCTGCACTACAGCCGCACCGATTCCTATCTTATCACCACGCTGGGACTGTTAAGCGTGGCGGTCTGTATGCCGCTCACCGGGTATCTTTCCGACCGCTGGGGGCGCCGCCCGCTGATGCTGATGGGCTGTGGGGGGTTCATTCTCCTGACGTATCCGGCGATGCTGGTGATGAGCCAGGGTTCGGTGGCGAATGCCATTGCCGCCATGAGCATGCTGGGTATTTTTGTTGCCATGTTCAACGGCGGCTGCGGCGCGGCAATGGTGGAATTGTTCCCCACCGCAATCCGCTACGGCAGTATTGCCATCGCCTATAACCTGACCGTTGCGCTGTTTGGCGGCGTGACGCCGCTGGCCTCGGCAAGCCTGATTTCCTGGACCGGCGACCCGCTCTCTCCGGCGTGGTACGTGATGATCACCGCGCTTATCTCTTTTGTCGCCGTGTGGTTCGCCAAAGAAACCGCCGGCAAGATCCTCGATTAA
- a CDS encoding glycosyl hydrolase family 28 protein — MAQLTFDTPGTFANGQFVITPILQRTIDDAQPGDTLVIPAGRYLTGALFLKSGVSLYLAEGAVLLGSENLADYPLIETRVAGIDMVWPAGIVNVNHCQDVQISGPGTIDGQGAVWWHRFWGGDEQGGMLADYSARGLRWVVDYDCQRPRNIVVYHSKNITLNNFTSRESGFWNLHLCYSSHVNVTGVQIANSAGPSTDGIDIDACEQVRVENCVVSCNDDNICIKAGRGKEAAQKAISARDITIRHCTLNKGSGITIGSETSGGIERVTIEHNQFNGTGVGFRIKSARNRGGFIRDIAVRHLTLTDVTFPVMIQLNWFPQYSYGEKGNLADKPPHWQKLAEGVEGEAGLTQVSNVALSDIAARRSGDTIFSRAFFIEGYPERPLEKLQLSSMTIEASEFGKISGVSRLSFNDVQVSASAATCDDNDSYER, encoded by the coding sequence ATGGCGCAGCTTACGTTTGATACTCCGGGTACGTTTGCCAACGGACAATTTGTCATCACCCCTATTCTCCAGCGCACGATCGATGATGCGCAGCCTGGCGATACCCTCGTTATTCCTGCTGGCCGCTATTTAACCGGCGCGCTGTTTCTGAAAAGTGGCGTATCGCTTTATCTGGCGGAAGGCGCGGTATTACTGGGTAGCGAAAATCTGGCCGACTATCCCCTGATTGAGACCCGGGTCGCCGGAATTGATATGGTCTGGCCTGCCGGGATCGTGAATGTTAACCATTGTCAGGATGTGCAGATTAGCGGTCCGGGAACTATTGATGGTCAGGGCGCGGTCTGGTGGCATCGCTTCTGGGGCGGCGATGAACAGGGTGGCATGCTGGCCGACTACAGCGCCCGCGGTCTGCGCTGGGTGGTGGATTACGACTGTCAGCGTCCGCGTAATATCGTGGTTTACCACAGTAAGAATATCACCCTGAATAATTTTACCAGTCGCGAGTCCGGTTTCTGGAATCTCCATCTTTGCTATTCGTCGCACGTTAACGTAACCGGCGTGCAGATTGCGAATTCTGCGGGTCCCAGCACTGATGGTATTGATATCGATGCCTGCGAACAGGTCCGCGTGGAAAATTGCGTGGTCTCCTGTAACGATGACAATATCTGTATCAAAGCGGGCCGGGGTAAAGAGGCGGCGCAAAAGGCCATCAGCGCCCGGGATATTACTATCCGCCACTGCACGCTTAATAAAGGCTCCGGGATTACCATCGGCAGCGAAACCTCCGGCGGTATTGAAAGGGTGACCATTGAACACAATCAGTTTAACGGTACCGGCGTCGGTTTTCGCATTAAATCTGCCCGCAATCGCGGCGGGTTTATCCGCGATATCGCGGTGCGGCATCTGACGCTCACCGACGTCACTTTTCCGGTCATGATCCAGCTCAACTGGTTCCCGCAATACAGCTACGGCGAGAAAGGCAATCTGGCTGATAAACCGCCGCACTGGCAAAAACTGGCGGAGGGCGTTGAAGGCGAAGCGGGTTTGACGCAGGTATCAAATGTGGCGCTAAGTGATATTGCCGCCCGCCGTTCGGGCGATACGATTTTTTCACGTGCTTTTTTTATTGAAGGCTATCCTGAACGGCCCCTCGAGAAGCTTCAGTTATCCTCTATGACGATTGAGGCCTCTGAGTTCGGTAAAATTTCGGGCGTGAGCAGGCTGTCATTTAATGATGTGCAGGTAAGCGCATCCGCGGCAACCTGCGATGATAACGATAGCTATGAGCGGTAG